The following are from one region of the Pectobacterium actinidiae genome:
- a CDS encoding NarK family nitrate/nitrite MFS transporter — protein MTQPSSPEKVSQSTLIREWNPEDTKFWQSGGQRIAQRNLWISVPCLLLSFCVWMIFSTVAVNLNKVGFSFTTDQLFLLTALPSVSGALLRVPYSFVIPMVGGRRWTTLSTIILVIPCIWLGFVVQNPQTPYSVFVTISLLCGFAGANFASSMANISFFFPKSRQGSALGINGGLGNLGVSVMQLLVPVVIFLPMLGFSGNGVVQPDGHQIWLHHAAWMWVPFLVIAATAAWFGMNDLSTANASIRKQLPVLKQMHLWVLSFLYLSTFGSFIGFSAGFGMLSRTQFPEIVVLYYAFFGPLLGALARPVGGMLSDRFGGVKVTLINFILMAIFSVLLFLSLPSANSAGSFGMFFGIFMMLFLTAGLGSGSTFQMIAVIFRKLTADRVKTQGGSDADAQRAAATDTAAALGFISAIGAIGGFFIPQAFGMSLELTGSPTGAMKVFVVCYVVCVLVTWLFYARKQR, from the coding sequence ATGACGCAGCCTTCATCACCCGAAAAAGTATCGCAAAGCACGCTGATAAGGGAATGGAATCCTGAAGATACAAAATTCTGGCAATCTGGCGGACAACGGATAGCACAGCGTAATCTTTGGATCTCCGTACCGTGCCTGCTGTTGTCGTTTTGTGTCTGGATGATTTTCAGCACCGTGGCCGTTAACCTAAACAAGGTCGGATTTAGTTTTACCACAGACCAGCTATTTTTGCTTACCGCGCTGCCTTCCGTGTCCGGCGCGTTGTTACGCGTTCCATACTCTTTCGTGATTCCGATGGTTGGTGGTCGACGCTGGACGACGCTAAGTACCATCATTCTGGTTATTCCATGCATTTGGCTCGGGTTTGTCGTACAGAATCCGCAAACGCCTTACAGCGTATTCGTCACGATCTCTCTGCTGTGTGGTTTTGCCGGTGCTAACTTCGCATCCAGCATGGCTAACATCAGTTTCTTTTTCCCAAAATCACGTCAAGGCAGTGCGTTAGGTATTAACGGCGGATTGGGCAACCTCGGCGTGAGCGTGATGCAGTTACTGGTGCCGGTGGTAATCTTCTTGCCGATGCTGGGTTTTTCCGGCAATGGCGTTGTGCAGCCTGACGGACACCAGATTTGGCTGCATCACGCTGCGTGGATGTGGGTGCCGTTTTTAGTTATTGCCGCCACCGCTGCCTGGTTTGGCATGAACGATTTGTCGACTGCCAATGCATCAATACGCAAGCAGTTGCCGGTTTTGAAGCAGATGCACCTGTGGGTACTCAGCTTCCTGTATTTGTCCACATTTGGTTCATTTATCGGTTTTTCAGCAGGCTTCGGCATGCTGTCCAGAACGCAGTTCCCAGAGATCGTCGTGTTGTACTACGCATTTTTTGGGCCGCTGCTCGGCGCGTTGGCGCGTCCGGTTGGAGGAATGTTGTCTGACCGCTTTGGTGGCGTTAAGGTCACGTTGATTAACTTTATTCTGATGGCGATTTTCTCGGTATTACTGTTCTTGTCACTGCCGAGTGCGAACTCTGCGGGTTCATTCGGCATGTTCTTTGGCATTTTCATGATGCTGTTCCTGACGGCCGGTCTGGGTAGTGGGTCAACCTTCCAGATGATCGCCGTCATTTTCCGTAAACTAACGGCAGATCGCGTGAAAACACAAGGTGGAAGCGATGCGGATGCGCAGCGTGCGGCAGCCACGGATACCGCCGCGGCGCTGGGCTTTATCTCAGCCATTGGTGCTATCGGCGGCTTCTTCATTCCTCAGGCCTTTGGGATGTCGCTTGAGTTAACCGGTTCACCTACCGGTGCGATGAAGGTGTTTGTGGTGTGCTACGTCGTGTGTGTATTGGTGACTTGGCTGTTCTATGCCAGAAAGCAACGCTAA
- the narX gene encoding nitrate/nitrite two-component system sensor histidine kinase NarX, whose amino-acid sequence MLKRFLLPLSLVNQVVLLMLLLGLLGIAGMSVSSWMSQSIQGNAHAINKAGSLRMQSYRLLSMVPLSAENEIYLQELEEDEISSDLQQAVRREGLSEQFTELRVFWLESLQPHLRQATHSADASADVARFVKQLDDLVSAIDHKTEQRLMMVTLVQRIFIGIMFILLVTTFFYLRRRLLTPWQRLVSMAQAIGHGDFTQRVTISGHDEMSTLGQVLNSMSDELSAMYHSLELRVAEKTADLQQKNDLLSFLYRASRRLHTGAPLCSRLMPILNELPSLTPLRNIQLRLYEDNNQEQFHQFSDDSQSQPGHCPDNSCQSCGMQEKREALPGEPHCWDLHDKHGQYGVVLATLPDNTVLSRDQNQLLNTLLEQLTSTLALERQSNHQQQLMLMEERATIARELHDSIAQSLSCLKIQVSCLQMQGGDLPPASQQLLTEMREELNTAYRQLRELLTTFRLKLSESGLLAALRASVDEFGKRLGYPIELHYRLPPQSVSAHQGIHVLQIVREALSNIYKHAQATQVDITLQLRQGYVELSVADNGIGIPDDASRANHYGLIIMRDRARGLHGECIVRRRPSGGTEVNVNFLSEYRHRLPLTGETHD is encoded by the coding sequence ATGTTGAAACGTTTCCTGCTGCCGCTGTCGCTCGTCAATCAGGTTGTACTATTGATGCTGCTACTCGGTTTGCTGGGTATTGCAGGTATGTCGGTTTCCAGTTGGATGTCTCAAAGCATTCAAGGGAACGCGCACGCCATTAATAAAGCAGGCTCGCTGCGTATGCAGAGTTACCGCCTACTCTCGATGGTACCGCTCTCTGCCGAGAATGAAATTTACCTGCAAGAGCTGGAAGAAGACGAAATCAGCAGCGACTTGCAGCAAGCAGTACGTCGGGAAGGGCTCAGCGAACAATTCACTGAACTGCGCGTTTTCTGGCTGGAGAGTCTGCAACCGCATTTGCGGCAGGCAACGCACTCTGCGGATGCCTCGGCGGATGTCGCCCGCTTCGTGAAACAGCTGGATGACCTGGTTTCCGCCATCGATCATAAAACCGAACAACGGCTGATGATGGTCACGCTGGTGCAGCGTATCTTCATCGGCATCATGTTTATTCTGCTGGTTACCACGTTCTTTTACCTGCGTCGCCGCTTGCTCACACCGTGGCAGCGTTTGGTTTCGATGGCGCAGGCTATCGGCCACGGCGATTTCACCCAGCGCGTCACCATCAGCGGTCATGATGAAATGAGCACGCTGGGACAGGTGCTGAACAGCATGTCGGATGAACTTTCCGCCATGTACCACAGCCTGGAACTGCGCGTCGCCGAGAAAACCGCCGACCTGCAACAGAAAAACGATCTGCTTTCTTTTCTTTATCGCGCCAGTCGACGCCTGCATACCGGTGCGCCACTGTGTAGTCGACTAATGCCGATCCTGAACGAGCTGCCGTCACTGACCCCGCTGCGCAATATTCAACTGCGGCTGTATGAAGATAATAATCAGGAACAGTTTCATCAATTTAGTGATGATAGCCAGTCACAGCCGGGACACTGCCCAGATAACAGCTGTCAGAGCTGTGGTATGCAGGAAAAACGAGAAGCACTGCCGGGTGAGCCTCACTGTTGGGATCTGCACGACAAACATGGGCAATATGGTGTCGTATTAGCCACGCTGCCGGACAACACCGTGTTGAGCCGCGATCAGAATCAGTTACTGAACACCTTATTGGAACAGTTGACCAGCACGTTGGCGCTGGAGCGTCAATCCAACCATCAACAGCAGTTGATGCTCATGGAAGAACGCGCCACGATTGCCCGCGAACTGCACGACTCTATTGCCCAGTCCCTCTCCTGCCTGAAAATTCAGGTGAGCTGCCTGCAAATGCAGGGCGGCGATTTGCCCCCCGCGTCGCAGCAGTTGCTGACGGAAATGCGGGAAGAGCTGAACACCGCCTATCGCCAACTGCGTGAACTGCTGACGACGTTCCGGTTGAAGCTTTCGGAATCCGGCTTACTGGCCGCTCTGCGGGCGTCGGTCGATGAATTTGGCAAGCGACTGGGTTATCCCATCGAATTACATTACCGCCTGCCGCCGCAGTCGGTCTCCGCTCATCAAGGCATTCACGTTCTGCAAATTGTGCGTGAAGCGCTAAGCAATATTTATAAACACGCGCAGGCCACACAGGTCGATATCACGCTACAGCTACGCCAGGGTTACGTCGAACTCAGCGTAGCCGACAACGGTATCGGTATTCCTGATGATGCCAGTCGCGCTAATCACTATGGGCTTATTATCATGCGCGACCGTGCACGGGGTTTGCACGGCGAATGCATTGTTCGACGCCGGCCATCGGGGGGGACTGAAGTCAATGTCAACTTCCTCTCCGAATACCGTCACCGGCTGCCATTAACAGGAGAAACTCATGATTAA
- the narL gene encoding two-component system response regulator NarL has protein sequence MINEDAATLLLIDDHPMLRNGVKQLISMDPELQVAGEASHGEQGVELAEQLDPDLILLDLNMPGMNGLETLNRLREKSLSGRIVVFSVSNHEDDVVNALKNGADGYLLKDMEPEDLLAALHQAASGKMVLSETLTPILAASLRESRHSSDRDIQQLTPRERDILKLLAQGLSNKVIARKLTITESTVKVHVKHLLKKMKLKSRVEAAVWVLQEKVI, from the coding sequence ATGATTAACGAAGATGCCGCCACCCTACTGCTGATTGATGACCATCCCATGTTGCGCAATGGTGTTAAGCAACTCATCAGCATGGACCCAGAGTTACAGGTCGCAGGTGAAGCCAGTCACGGCGAACAGGGTGTCGAGCTAGCGGAACAGTTGGACCCGGATTTGATTCTGCTTGATTTGAACATGCCCGGCATGAATGGTCTGGAAACGTTGAATCGGCTGCGGGAAAAATCGCTGTCTGGCCGCATTGTCGTCTTTAGCGTATCCAACCATGAAGACGATGTTGTCAACGCCTTGAAAAATGGTGCCGATGGTTACCTGCTGAAAGATATGGAGCCAGAAGATTTACTGGCTGCGCTGCATCAGGCGGCATCAGGAAAAATGGTACTGAGTGAAACATTAACCCCGATTCTGGCCGCCAGCCTGCGCGAAAGCCGCCACAGCAGCGACCGGGACATTCAGCAGCTCACGCCGCGCGAACGCGATATTCTGAAGCTGCTGGCTCAGGGATTATCCAACAAAGTGATCGCCCGCAAGCTCACGATTACCGAAAGTACCGTTAAAGTTCACGTTAAACACCTGTTGAAGAAAATGAAGCTAAAATCACGGGTTGAAGCGGCCGTCTGGGTATTACAAGAAAAAGTCATTTAA
- a CDS encoding acyltransferase family protein, whose amino-acid sequence MKKVSKERFIGLEWLRFLLGCYVMIYHTVHVYPQRERIPFLSELTSMGFFATSTFFVLSGFLLAHVYIKDGRLREPVRQFWAKRFFNLYPIHIIALLSSIAVVTLMQWLAVPPEGQVASARFVIYDTNDPAADPETLRHYMTNAQLAFNGLLQVLMLQAWNPYFLTFNAPLWSLSTLFFFYLAFPLLAPRLLNSRHPWLWMGIVCLLYLLPPIWVIWQQQFGMPYTGLLQRGPIFRLPEFLAGILGYALFRHYRQKDRSPLTKGQRYAVALFIGVNFLIATWLFTKGEAYWYFLLHNGLLLPAQVGLVCLSALAREPNSEWLRHWSPRLGAASLSIFALHVPLFNLFRTLEQLVRGNPMACFSDWDQCIAAAGQVQLSMTGYIIFLLSTVTLCVLFQERIVFRVRTFLTARFLGNNSTSRTQRTA is encoded by the coding sequence ATGAAGAAGGTCAGTAAAGAGCGATTTATCGGCCTGGAATGGTTACGATTTTTGCTCGGTTGTTATGTGATGATTTATCACACAGTACACGTTTATCCCCAGCGTGAACGCATTCCGTTCTTGAGCGAGCTCACCAGCATGGGATTCTTCGCGACCAGCACGTTCTTTGTCCTGTCTGGCTTCTTGCTAGCGCATGTTTACATCAAGGACGGACGTCTGCGTGAACCTGTTCGCCAGTTCTGGGCCAAACGCTTCTTTAATCTTTATCCCATCCACATCATTGCCCTGCTGTCTTCGATTGCCGTTGTCACGCTGATGCAGTGGCTAGCCGTGCCGCCGGAAGGACAGGTCGCGAGCGCGCGTTTTGTCATTTATGACACCAACGATCCCGCAGCCGACCCCGAAACCCTGCGCCATTACATGACGAATGCACAGTTGGCGTTCAACGGGTTATTGCAGGTACTGATGTTGCAAGCGTGGAATCCTTACTTCCTGACCTTCAATGCCCCGTTATGGTCGCTTTCCACGCTGTTCTTTTTCTATCTGGCGTTCCCCCTGTTAGCCCCACGTCTGTTGAACAGTCGCCACCCGTGGCTGTGGATGGGGATCGTCTGCTTGCTGTATCTGCTGCCGCCGATTTGGGTAATTTGGCAACAACAATTCGGGATGCCGTACACCGGATTATTACAGCGTGGGCCGATTTTCCGTTTGCCGGAATTCCTGGCCGGGATTTTGGGCTATGCGCTGTTCCGCCATTATCGTCAGAAAGATCGCTCACCGCTGACAAAAGGCCAGCGCTATGCGGTCGCTCTCTTTATTGGCGTGAATTTCCTTATCGCCACCTGGCTGTTCACAAAAGGTGAAGCCTATTGGTACTTCCTGCTGCACAACGGCTTACTCCTGCCCGCACAGGTCGGCTTGGTCTGCCTCAGCGCGCTGGCACGGGAACCTAATAGCGAGTGGCTGCGGCATTGGTCGCCGCGTCTGGGTGCGGCATCACTCTCAATCTTTGCGCTACACGTTCCGCTCTTCAATCTGTTCCGGACACTGGAACAACTGGTACGCGGTAACCCGATGGCCTGCTTCAGCGACTGGGATCAGTGTATTGCCGCCGCAGGTCAGGTGCAGCTCTCCATGACGGGCTATATCATTTTCCTGCTCAGCACCGTGACGCTCTGTGTTCTCTTCCAGGAACGGATCGTGTTCCGCGTCAGGACATTCCTGACCGCACGCTTCCTTGGCAACAACAGCACATCCCGCACGCAGCGCACCGCGTAG
- a CDS encoding DUF481 domain-containing protein — protein MTLSKHALSSLSLVIALSAGITQSRADTIWLNNGDKLTGKITLLDSGKLFINTDYAGSISVAWDKVKTFESDHGLVIQGERYEKGVLYPTIKASENRAIVANPSLANEAAGPQTLPLSEITSIVAQKPLVTDFAWKGNIDAGMSHKKSSTETDNYDVTLNTKARHDTWRHNLDASYHLAKEDKVESTKNAAGEYALDKFVDENWFWQGRYQYKRDWIESIKINRSFGLGPGYQFWDNDLGAFSLTSLVNSQTFVYRDQGDDNFYSGALKWAYNRYLFSKSVEAFTNGELGRSFDGTAPIYLKADAGLRFKLTDWSSMSMKVSRTRIESNQGNVDDTLYTMGVGVGW, from the coding sequence ATGACACTATCCAAACACGCACTCTCTTCCCTCAGCCTGGTTATCGCCCTCTCTGCTGGCATTACGCAGAGCCGCGCTGACACCATTTGGCTGAACAACGGCGACAAGCTCACAGGGAAAATCACGCTGCTTGACAGCGGTAAACTCTTTATCAACACCGACTATGCAGGCTCTATTTCTGTAGCCTGGGACAAGGTGAAAACCTTTGAGTCTGACCATGGTCTGGTGATTCAAGGCGAACGCTACGAAAAAGGCGTATTGTATCCGACGATTAAAGCGAGCGAAAACCGCGCCATCGTCGCGAACCCGTCGCTGGCTAACGAAGCTGCGGGTCCACAAACATTACCGCTTTCTGAAATCACGTCCATCGTCGCACAGAAGCCACTGGTGACCGATTTCGCCTGGAAAGGCAACATTGATGCGGGCATGTCGCACAAGAAAAGCTCGACAGAAACCGACAACTACGATGTGACGCTGAACACCAAAGCACGTCACGATACGTGGCGACACAACCTGGATGCCAGCTACCATTTGGCAAAAGAGGATAAAGTCGAGAGCACCAAGAATGCGGCTGGCGAATATGCGCTGGATAAATTCGTGGATGAGAACTGGTTCTGGCAGGGTCGTTATCAGTACAAACGCGACTGGATTGAAAGCATTAAAATCAACCGCTCTTTCGGTCTCGGTCCCGGTTATCAGTTCTGGGATAACGATTTAGGTGCGTTCTCACTGACGTCGCTGGTCAACTCCCAAACCTTCGTTTACCGCGATCAGGGTGATGACAACTTCTACTCCGGTGCGCTTAAGTGGGCGTACAACCGCTACCTGTTCAGCAAATCAGTTGAAGCCTTCACCAACGGTGAATTGGGGCGTTCATTTGATGGTACTGCGCCAATTTATCTGAAAGCGGATGCAGGCCTGCGCTTCAAGCTGACCGACTGGTCTTCTATGAGTATGAAAGTGTCACGTACCCGTATCGAAAGTAATCAGGGGAATGTTGACGACACGCTGTACACCATGGGTGTTGGCGTCGGCTGGTAA
- a CDS encoding gamma-glutamylcyclotransferase: MLTRDFLQKADCRTSFGCIEETLLLTPQQRADSLDRTLALRPNSCPVWVFGYGSLMWNPVFDAEETCLATLAGWQRAFCLRLTIGRGTITQPGRMLALKPGGQTTGLAFRLPETSLREDLELLWKREMLTGCYRPLWCELHRKNGAPLTALVFVSEPEHPLNENDICIQSVAPLIARASGPLGTNAQYLFALEQELKNHGTEDESVSELAQRVRILQQSCSTAAGSC; the protein is encoded by the coding sequence GTGTTAACACGCGATTTTTTGCAGAAAGCAGATTGTAGAACGTCTTTTGGTTGTATTGAAGAAACCTTACTGCTCACCCCGCAACAGCGGGCTGACTCGTTGGACAGGACGTTGGCGCTTCGGCCAAATAGCTGTCCTGTCTGGGTATTTGGTTACGGTTCGCTCATGTGGAATCCGGTTTTTGACGCCGAAGAAACCTGTCTGGCCACGTTGGCGGGGTGGCAGCGTGCCTTTTGTCTGCGCCTTACCATTGGTCGTGGCACGATAACGCAGCCGGGGCGGATGCTGGCGCTGAAACCCGGTGGGCAAACGACGGGGCTGGCTTTCCGTTTGCCGGAAACCTCATTGCGTGAAGACCTGGAACTGTTGTGGAAGCGTGAAATGCTGACGGGCTGCTATCGTCCGCTCTGGTGCGAACTGCATCGTAAGAACGGCGCACCGCTGACGGCGCTGGTGTTCGTTTCGGAACCGGAGCATCCCCTCAACGAAAATGATATCTGCATTCAGAGCGTTGCACCGTTGATTGCGCGCGCGAGTGGTCCGCTCGGCACTAATGCACAATATCTGTTTGCACTTGAGCAAGAGCTGAAGAATCACGGAACGGAAGATGAAAGCGTGAGCGAATTGGCGCAGCGGGTGCGAATTCTGCAACAGTCGTGTTCTACAGCAGCAGGGAGCTGCTAA
- a CDS encoding siderophore-interacting protein, with protein sequence MATPRQPVLVQVKHIHDLSPHLRCITFHHDALRDYPIERYGAHIKLFLPQVGQQKPALPAIGERGPIWPEGEARPIVRTYSVRALRPEEAELDMVFALHEHAGPAVTFARQAKPGDWVGISQPGGPLPMLPPAATYYLAADPSSLPALMALLENLPDDATGYAVIRVDSEADKLDFAKPSQLQLHWIVGGTDATDVLLQHFQSLPTVENAFYWLAGEDRIVVQLRRHVRRERGCERNQMYAVPYWREGLNEEDYHHKRHDIMDNPDE encoded by the coding sequence ATGGCAACGCCGCGTCAGCCTGTTTTAGTTCAGGTCAAACACATCCACGATCTTTCCCCTCATTTACGCTGTATTACGTTCCATCACGACGCGTTGCGTGATTATCCGATCGAACGATATGGTGCGCATATCAAACTCTTTCTGCCTCAGGTGGGACAGCAAAAACCGGCTTTGCCTGCAATCGGCGAGCGCGGCCCGATCTGGCCAGAAGGCGAAGCCCGCCCCATCGTTCGTACCTATAGCGTCCGCGCGTTGCGCCCGGAAGAGGCGGAGCTGGATATGGTTTTCGCGCTGCATGAACACGCCGGACCTGCCGTCACTTTTGCCCGTCAGGCCAAACCCGGCGACTGGGTCGGTATTTCACAACCCGGCGGCCCGCTCCCGATGTTACCGCCTGCGGCCACTTATTATCTGGCTGCCGATCCATCATCGCTCCCTGCGCTCATGGCGCTGCTGGAAAACCTGCCTGATGATGCAACGGGATATGCGGTAATCCGTGTCGACAGCGAGGCTGATAAGCTTGATTTCGCTAAACCATCGCAGCTTCAACTGCACTGGATCGTCGGTGGAACGGATGCGACGGATGTATTGCTGCAACATTTTCAGTCACTCCCGACCGTTGAAAATGCATTTTACTGGTTAGCAGGTGAAGATCGTATCGTGGTTCAGCTTCGTCGCCACGTGCGTCGCGAACGCGGGTGTGAGCGAAATCAGATGTATGCCGTGCCTTATTGGCGAGAAGGGTTAAATGAAGAGGATTATCATCATAAACGTCACGATATCATGGATAATCCTGACGAATAA
- the chaA gene encoding sodium-potassium/proton antiporter ChaA, whose protein sequence is MKSHAEVVKTRHHEYSLIFPVIALAVLYMWGSSQDFVAILGINAIALAGILFSAFSVVRHADVLAHRLGEPYGSLILSLSVVILEVSLISALMATGDAGPDLMRDTLYSIIVIVTGGLVGFALLLGGRKFATQYVNLSGIKQYLMAIFPLAVIVLVFPSALPGGNFSVAQSLIIAAISAAMYGVFLLIQTRTHQSLFVYEHEDEGDGDDPHHGKPSAHSSLWHTAWLLVHLIAVIAVTKTNSMPLETLLTEMNAPTQFTGFLVALLILSPEGLGAIRAVLKNQVQRAMNLFFGSVLATISLTVPTVTIIAMLTGRTLNFGLDMPHIVVMLSVLVLCHITFSTGRTNVLSGSAHLALFAAYLITITL, encoded by the coding sequence ATGAAGTCTCATGCTGAGGTGGTCAAAACTCGCCATCACGAATACTCACTCATTTTTCCTGTTATTGCGCTTGCCGTACTCTACATGTGGGGTAGCTCACAAGATTTTGTCGCCATTCTCGGCATCAACGCCATCGCGCTAGCCGGGATACTGTTCAGCGCCTTCAGCGTGGTACGTCACGCCGACGTGCTCGCACACCGTCTGGGTGAACCCTACGGTTCGTTGATCCTCAGCCTGTCCGTCGTCATTCTTGAAGTCAGCCTGATTTCTGCGCTGATGGCAACCGGTGACGCTGGCCCAGACCTGATGCGTGACACCCTCTATTCCATTATCGTGATTGTCACTGGTGGTCTGGTCGGTTTTGCCCTCTTACTCGGCGGCCGTAAATTCGCCACACAGTATGTCAACCTCAGCGGCATCAAGCAGTACCTGATGGCGATCTTCCCACTGGCCGTGATTGTGCTGGTTTTCCCCAGCGCTTTGCCCGGTGGCAATTTCAGCGTAGCGCAATCACTCATTATTGCCGCTATTTCTGCGGCGATGTACGGCGTTTTCCTGCTGATTCAAACGCGTACGCACCAAAGCCTGTTTGTGTATGAGCATGAAGACGAAGGGGACGGTGACGATCCGCACCATGGTAAACCGTCTGCGCACAGTTCACTGTGGCACACCGCCTGGCTGCTGGTTCACCTGATTGCTGTTATCGCAGTAACCAAGACGAACTCTATGCCGCTGGAAACGCTGCTGACCGAAATGAATGCGCCGACACAGTTTACCGGCTTCCTGGTCGCACTGTTAATCCTCTCGCCTGAAGGGCTGGGAGCGATCCGCGCCGTTCTGAAAAATCAGGTACAGCGCGCCATGAACCTGTTTTTCGGTTCCGTGCTGGCAACCATTTCACTGACGGTTCCTACCGTTACGATCATCGCCATGCTGACAGGCCGCACGCTGAATTTCGGTTTGGATATGCCACACATTGTTGTAATGCTGTCGGTACTGGTGCTGTGCCACATTACGTTCTCTACCGGTAGGACCAATGTGTTGAGCGGCAGTGCGCATCTGGCGCTTTTTGCCGCCTATCTGATCACAATCACGCTGTAA
- the dauA gene encoding C4-dicarboxylic acid transporter DauA produces the protein MKTHGINGVRPFSALIDACWREKYTLQRFTHDIIAGVTVGIIAIPLAMALAIASGVPPQYGLYTSAIAGIVIAVSGGSRYSVSGPTAAFVVILYPVSQQFGLSGLLVATLLSGVFLLLMGLCRFGRLIEYIPLSVTLGFTSGIAITIGTMQIKDFFGLQMAVVPEHYVEKVAALAQALPTLHLADTLIGATTLLVLIVWPRLGIRLPGHLPALLAGVAVMGIMSLLGEDVATIGSRFSYMLADGSQGQGIPPILPQLILPWDIPSPDGKTMTLDWQSISALLPAAFSMAMLGAIESLLCAVVLDGMTGKKHNSNAELMGQGFGNIIAPFFGGITATAAIARSAANVRAGANSPISAVIHALLVLLALLILAPWLSYLPLAAMASLLLIVAWNMSEAHKVVDLLRHGPKDDIIVMLLCMSLTVLFDMVIAITVGIVLASLLFMRRIAQMTRLSELPDTKIPDHLVLRVNGPLFFAAAERIFNELTIRSEGYQNIILQWDAVPVLDAGGLNAFLRFSETLPEGKQLIITDIPFQPLKTLARAKVHPIEGRLSFYGSLAQAIEATTVRSA, from the coding sequence ATGAAAACGCACGGAATTAACGGTGTCAGGCCGTTCAGCGCGCTGATTGATGCGTGCTGGCGCGAGAAATATACGCTACAACGTTTTACCCACGACATTATCGCTGGCGTTACTGTCGGCATCATCGCCATACCGCTGGCGATGGCACTGGCCATTGCCAGTGGTGTTCCTCCGCAGTACGGACTGTATACCTCGGCCATTGCCGGGATTGTCATCGCCGTCAGCGGCGGCTCACGCTACAGCGTATCGGGCCCGACAGCCGCCTTCGTCGTTATTTTGTATCCGGTATCACAACAGTTCGGGTTATCCGGCCTGCTGGTTGCCACCTTACTTTCCGGTGTATTTCTACTGCTGATGGGGCTCTGTCGCTTCGGCCGCCTGATTGAATATATTCCGCTCTCCGTGACGCTGGGGTTCACCTCGGGGATCGCTATCACCATCGGAACCATGCAAATCAAGGATTTCTTCGGTTTGCAGATGGCAGTTGTGCCCGAGCATTACGTTGAGAAAGTGGCGGCGCTGGCACAGGCACTACCTACCCTGCATCTTGCAGATACGTTGATCGGCGCAACGACGCTACTGGTTTTGATTGTCTGGCCTCGGCTCGGTATCCGCCTGCCCGGTCATCTACCCGCGCTCTTGGCTGGTGTTGCGGTAATGGGGATCATGTCGCTGCTGGGTGAGGATGTGGCGACAATCGGTTCCCGATTCAGCTATATGCTGGCAGATGGTTCGCAAGGGCAAGGGATTCCGCCTATCCTGCCGCAGCTTATTCTACCGTGGGATATTCCGTCGCCGGATGGGAAGACAATGACGCTGGATTGGCAAAGTATTTCTGCTCTGCTGCCTGCGGCATTCTCGATGGCGATGCTGGGGGCAATTGAGTCGCTGCTGTGCGCCGTCGTGCTGGACGGGATGACGGGCAAAAAACATAATTCTAATGCAGAGCTGATGGGTCAGGGGTTCGGTAACATCATCGCACCTTTCTTTGGTGGCATTACCGCGACCGCTGCCATTGCCCGTTCCGCCGCCAACGTGCGTGCAGGAGCAAACTCACCGATCTCCGCTGTGATTCATGCGCTGTTGGTGTTACTGGCGTTGCTGATACTTGCGCCGTGGCTGTCTTATCTGCCACTGGCGGCAATGGCATCGCTGTTGCTGATTGTCGCCTGGAACATGAGCGAAGCGCACAAAGTGGTGGATTTGCTTCGCCATGGGCCAAAAGACGACATTATCGTAATGCTGCTCTGTATGTCGTTGACCGTACTGTTCGATATGGTGATTGCAATTACCGTCGGCATCGTGCTGGCATCGCTATTATTTATGCGTCGCATTGCGCAGATGACCCGTCTGAGCGAACTGCCTGACACCAAAATTCCCGATCATCTGGTGCTGCGCGTTAACGGCCCGCTGTTTTTCGCCGCCGCGGAGCGCATCTTCAACGAACTGACCATACGCAGCGAAGGTTACCAAAATATCATCTTGCAGTGGGATGCCGTGCCGGTGCTGGATGCTGGTGGCCTCAATGCGTTCCTGCGTTTTAGCGAAACGCTGCCCGAAGGCAAACAGCTCATCATCACCGACATTCCCTTCCAGCCGTTAAAAACGCTGGCGAGGGCGAAGGTGCATCCGATTGAAGGACGACTCAGCTTCTACGGTTCATTAGCACAGGCGATTGAGGCGACAACGGTGCGCTCGGCGTAA